From one Triticum aestivum cultivar Chinese Spring chromosome 4B, IWGSC CS RefSeq v2.1, whole genome shotgun sequence genomic stretch:
- the LOC123092498 gene encoding arogenate dehydratase 2 isoform X1 — MASMTTPRLPFLPARTRSAVAASSSSSSSSPLPRRSIKCSSSTNANSAPLPSTARQPRAPVVDGVGSADLNGLRAPPIPVADSPLPAYRDPHGLPRPLTSADLMESSGEGLKVAYQGFPGAYSEAAAKKAYPNCQTVPCEHFDTAFQAVQNWIVDRAVLPLENTLGGSIHRNYDLLLRHELHIVGEVRLAVRHCLLANRGVKIGNLRNVISHPQALAQCEHTLTELGIEHRQAVDDTAGAAKLVAEQMLQDTGAVASSLAAELYGLDILAENIQDEKVNVTRFMMLAREPIIPRVDKPFKTSIVFSLEEGPGQLFKALAVFALREINLTKIESRPHKKRPFRVADDAFSTRVKYFDYLFYVDLEASMADPKTQNALRNLEEFATFLRVLGSYPTDVSEA; from the exons ATGGCCTCCATGACCACACCTCGGCTCCCCTTCCTCCCCGCCCGAAcccgctccgccgtcgccgcctcctcctcttcgtcctcctcctccccgctaCCACGCCGCTCCATCAAATGCAGCAGCTCCACCAACGCTAACTCAGCCCCCCTCCCTTCTACAGCGCGGCAGCCCCGGGCGCCCGTGGTGGACGGCGTAGGGTCCGCCGACCTCAACGGCCTCCGGGCCCCGCCTATACCAGTCGCGGACTCCCCTCTACCCGCGTACCGCGATCCGCACGGGCTGCCTC GGCCTCTCACTAGTGCGGATCTAATGGAGTCGAGCGGGGAGGGGCTCAAGGTTGCCTACCAG GGCTTCCCTGGAGCGTACAGCGAGGCTGCAGCAAAGAAGGCCTATCCAAATTGCCAGACAGTGCCCTGCGAGCACTTTGATACTGCATTTCAG GCTGTTCAAAACTGGATAGTTGATAGGGCGGTACTGCCACTTGAGAATACTCTGGGTGGTAGTATACATCGGAATTATGACCTTTTACTTCGGCATGAGCTGCACATAGTTGGAGAGGTTCGCCTTGCAGTTCGGCATTGCTTGTTAGCCAATCGTGGAGTGAAGATCGGAAACCTAAGAAATGTCATCAGTCATCCCCAG GCTCTTGCGCAATGTGAGCATACGCTGACAGAGTTAGGAATTGAACATAGACAAGCTGTTGATGACACTGCTGGTGCAGCAAAG TTAGTCGCAGAACAAATGCTCCAAGATACTGGTGCTGTTGCCAGTTCATTAGCTGCTGAACTTTATGGACTGGATATTCTTGCTGAAAATATTCAG GACGAAAAAGTCAATGTCACCCGTTTTATGATGCTTGCTCGGGAACCTATTATACCTCGGGTTGATAAACCATTCAAG ACTAGTATTGTGTTTTCACTTGAAGAAGGACCTGGACAGCTCTTCAAGGCACTTGCAGTTTTTGCACTGAGGGAAATCAATCTCACCAAG ATAGAAAGCCGTCCACACAAGAAAAGGCCTTTTCGTGTAGCTGATGATGCTTTCTCCACACGCGTCAA GTACTTCGACTACCTGTTTTATGTCGACCTTGAGGCGTCTATGGCTGATCCAAAAACTCAGAATGCTCTCAGAAATTTGGAG GAGTTTGCGACCTTTTTAAGAGTCCTGGGGAGCTATCCTACAGACGTGAGCGAAGCTTGA
- the LOC123092498 gene encoding arogenate dehydratase 2 isoform X2, with amino-acid sequence MASMTTPRLPFLPARTRSAVAASSSSSSSSPLPRRSIKCSSSTNANSAPLPSTARQPRAPVVDGVGSADLNGLRAPPIPVADSPLPAYRDPHGLPRPLTSADLMESSGEGLKVAYQGFPGAYSEAAAKKAYPNCQTVPCEHFDTAFQAVQNWIVDRAVLPLENTLGGSIHRNYDLLLRHELHIVGEVRLAVRHCLLANRGVKIGNLRNVISHPQALAQCEHTLTELGIEHRQAVDDTAGAAKLVAEQMLQDTGAVASSLAAELYGLDILAENIQDEKVNVTRFMMLAREPIIPRVDKPFKTSIVFSLEEGPGQLFKALAVFALREINLTKKAVHTRKGLFV; translated from the exons ATGGCCTCCATGACCACACCTCGGCTCCCCTTCCTCCCCGCCCGAAcccgctccgccgtcgccgcctcctcctcttcgtcctcctcctccccgctaCCACGCCGCTCCATCAAATGCAGCAGCTCCACCAACGCTAACTCAGCCCCCCTCCCTTCTACAGCGCGGCAGCCCCGGGCGCCCGTGGTGGACGGCGTAGGGTCCGCCGACCTCAACGGCCTCCGGGCCCCGCCTATACCAGTCGCGGACTCCCCTCTACCCGCGTACCGCGATCCGCACGGGCTGCCTC GGCCTCTCACTAGTGCGGATCTAATGGAGTCGAGCGGGGAGGGGCTCAAGGTTGCCTACCAG GGCTTCCCTGGAGCGTACAGCGAGGCTGCAGCAAAGAAGGCCTATCCAAATTGCCAGACAGTGCCCTGCGAGCACTTTGATACTGCATTTCAG GCTGTTCAAAACTGGATAGTTGATAGGGCGGTACTGCCACTTGAGAATACTCTGGGTGGTAGTATACATCGGAATTATGACCTTTTACTTCGGCATGAGCTGCACATAGTTGGAGAGGTTCGCCTTGCAGTTCGGCATTGCTTGTTAGCCAATCGTGGAGTGAAGATCGGAAACCTAAGAAATGTCATCAGTCATCCCCAG GCTCTTGCGCAATGTGAGCATACGCTGACAGAGTTAGGAATTGAACATAGACAAGCTGTTGATGACACTGCTGGTGCAGCAAAG TTAGTCGCAGAACAAATGCTCCAAGATACTGGTGCTGTTGCCAGTTCATTAGCTGCTGAACTTTATGGACTGGATATTCTTGCTGAAAATATTCAG GACGAAAAAGTCAATGTCACCCGTTTTATGATGCTTGCTCGGGAACCTATTATACCTCGGGTTGATAAACCATTCAAG ACTAGTATTGTGTTTTCACTTGAAGAAGGACCTGGACAGCTCTTCAAGGCACTTGCAGTTTTTGCACTGAGGGAAATCAATCTCACCAAG AAAGCCGTCCACACAAGAAAAGGCCTTTTCGTGTAG